A genomic region of Caulobacter vibrioides contains the following coding sequences:
- a CDS encoding alpha-amylase family glycosyl hydrolase — translation MRFRGTIVTVQVLERPDAEMSMTVEWWRGAVIYQVYPRSFADSNGDGVGDLPGITAHLDHIAALGVEGVWLSPFFTSPMKDFGYDVSDYCDVDPIFGTLADFDALIARAHDLGLKIIIDLVFSHTSDEHPWFVESRQDRANPKADWFVWADAKPDGSPPSNWQSVFGGPAWTWDARRGQYYMHNFLSSQPQLNLHNPAVQEALLAVTQFWIDKGVDGFRFDAINFSMHDPKLTDNPPLPPGGKRTRPFDFQDKIHNQSHADIPKFLSRLRALTDAAGGRFSVAEVGGDHAEREMKLFTAGEDRLNSAYGFLYLYADKLIGEMIPQGAAMWPGEAGEGWPSWTFSNHDAPRAVSRWAEGRDRKAFAELCLLLLMGLRGNVFVYQGEELGLPQAHVPFERLQDPEAIANWPQTLGRDGARTPMPWVSGALNAGFSGVEPWLPVDPEHLPLAVDAQEADPASTLNIARRLIGLRRAYPALRTGAITFVDTNSPLLIFQRGEGADAVLLAFNLGFEPVTWSLPDGWTPIDGVNLGGEGQMPVCAGLIARRG, via the coding sequence TTGCGTTTCCGAGGGACGATCGTGACAGTGCAGGTTCTAGAGCGCCCCGATGCGGAGATGTCGATGACCGTCGAGTGGTGGCGTGGCGCGGTAATCTATCAGGTCTATCCGCGCAGCTTCGCCGACTCGAACGGCGACGGCGTCGGCGACTTGCCGGGGATCACCGCCCACCTCGACCACATCGCCGCGCTGGGTGTCGAGGGCGTTTGGCTGTCGCCGTTCTTCACCTCGCCGATGAAGGACTTCGGCTACGACGTCTCGGACTATTGCGACGTGGATCCGATCTTCGGGACCCTGGCCGATTTCGACGCCTTGATCGCGCGGGCTCATGATCTGGGCCTGAAGATCATCATCGACCTTGTGTTCTCGCACACCTCGGACGAGCACCCGTGGTTCGTCGAGAGCCGGCAGGATCGCGCCAACCCCAAGGCCGACTGGTTTGTCTGGGCCGACGCCAAGCCCGACGGCAGCCCGCCCAGCAACTGGCAGTCGGTGTTCGGCGGCCCGGCCTGGACTTGGGACGCCCGGCGCGGCCAGTACTACATGCACAACTTCCTCAGCAGCCAACCGCAGCTGAACCTGCACAATCCCGCAGTCCAGGAAGCCCTGCTGGCCGTCACCCAGTTCTGGATCGACAAGGGCGTGGACGGCTTCCGCTTCGACGCCATCAACTTCTCGATGCACGATCCGAAGCTGACCGATAATCCGCCCCTGCCGCCGGGCGGCAAGCGCACGCGGCCGTTCGACTTCCAAGACAAGATCCACAACCAGAGCCACGCCGATATCCCGAAGTTCCTCAGCCGCCTGCGGGCGCTGACCGACGCGGCGGGCGGGCGCTTCTCGGTGGCCGAGGTCGGCGGCGACCACGCCGAGCGCGAGATGAAGCTGTTCACGGCCGGCGAGGATCGGCTGAACAGCGCCTATGGCTTCCTCTATCTCTACGCCGACAAGCTGATCGGCGAGATGATCCCGCAGGGCGCGGCCATGTGGCCGGGCGAGGCGGGCGAGGGCTGGCCCTCCTGGACCTTCTCCAACCACGACGCCCCACGCGCGGTGTCGCGCTGGGCTGAGGGGCGTGACCGCAAGGCCTTCGCCGAGCTGTGCCTGCTGCTCCTGATGGGCCTGCGCGGCAACGTGTTCGTCTACCAGGGCGAGGAACTGGGCCTGCCCCAGGCCCATGTGCCGTTCGAGCGCCTGCAGGACCCAGAAGCCATCGCCAACTGGCCCCAGACCTTGGGCCGCGACGGGGCCCGCACGCCGATGCCGTGGGTTTCAGGCGCGTTGAACGCCGGCTTCTCTGGCGTCGAGCCTTGGCTGCCGGTCGATCCGGAGCATCTGCCTTTGGCGGTCGACGCGCAGGAGGCCGATCCGGCCTCGACGCTGAACATCGCGCGTCGCCTGATCGGCCTGCGTCGCGCCTATCCGGCCCTGCGCACCGGCGCGATCACCTTCGTCGACACCAACAGCCCGCTGCTGATCTTCCAGCGCGGGGAGGGGGCGGACGCGGTGCTGCTGGCTTTCAACCTGGGCTTTGAGCCGGTGACCTGGTCGCTGCCCGACGGCTGGACGCCGATCGACGGCGTCAACCTGGGCGGCGAGGGGCAGATGCCGGTGTGCGCGGGGTTGATCGCGCGGCGGGGCTAG
- a CDS encoding LacI family DNA-binding transcriptional regulator gives MQSPAKRVLWGSENICRNLCIRGEFGVSKGATRLEDLAKLAGVSISTASRALNDSPAVNKRTKQLIWKLAREMDYPFRRYMPAGPIGAEATIAIVTPRPQGRGSSMSDPFFLELLAGVGEAARERGCDVILSHIAPTNYDDLSEAMTTSRAEGVIFLGQSSLHAAFNRLAETENRFVVWGAQLPDQNYCSVGSDNVMGGRRATLHLQRLGRKRIVFLGDTEAPEAMQRHRGYLDALEHAKLGVDPDLIVPAHFEVESAEAAVDSLIHNGITFDGVVAASDLIALGAIRALKHAGLSVPGDVSVMGFDNVPFSRYASPALSTIAQDTTKAGKLMVSKLLDSGERASRSERVPTDLIIRESCGG, from the coding sequence TTGCAAAGCCCGGCGAAGCGCGTCTTATGGGGCTCTGAAAATATTTGCAGAAATCTTTGCATTAGGGGCGAGTTCGGGGTGAGCAAGGGCGCGACGCGACTGGAAGACCTGGCTAAGTTGGCGGGCGTTTCGATCTCGACCGCCTCGCGCGCCCTCAACGACAGCCCCGCGGTCAACAAGCGCACCAAGCAGCTGATCTGGAAGCTGGCGCGCGAGATGGACTACCCCTTCCGCCGCTACATGCCCGCCGGTCCGATCGGCGCCGAGGCGACCATCGCCATCGTCACCCCGCGCCCCCAGGGCCGGGGCAGCAGCATGTCGGACCCGTTCTTCCTGGAACTGTTGGCCGGCGTCGGCGAAGCGGCCCGCGAGCGGGGCTGCGACGTGATCCTCTCCCACATCGCGCCGACCAATTACGACGACCTCTCCGAGGCCATGACCACCAGCCGGGCCGAGGGGGTGATCTTCCTGGGCCAAAGCTCGCTGCACGCCGCCTTCAATCGCCTGGCCGAGACCGAGAACCGCTTCGTGGTCTGGGGCGCGCAACTGCCCGACCAGAACTACTGCTCGGTGGGCTCCGACAACGTCATGGGCGGCCGTCGCGCCACGCTGCATCTGCAGCGTCTAGGCCGCAAGCGGATCGTCTTCCTGGGCGACACCGAGGCGCCCGAAGCCATGCAGCGCCATCGCGGCTATCTTGATGCGCTGGAGCACGCCAAGCTGGGCGTCGATCCCGACCTGATCGTGCCGGCCCACTTCGAGGTCGAGTCCGCCGAGGCGGCGGTCGACAGCCTGATCCACAACGGCATCACCTTCGATGGCGTCGTCGCCGCCTCGGACCTGATCGCCCTGGGCGCGATCCGCGCGCTGAAGCATGCGGGCCTCTCGGTTCCAGGCGACGTCTCGGTGATGGGCTTCGACAATGTGCCCTTCAGCCGCTACGCCAGCCCAGCCCTCTCGACCATCGCCCAGGATACGACCAAGGCCGGCAAGCTGATGGTCTCCAAGCTGCTCGACAGCGGCGAACGCGCCAGCCGTTCGGAGCGCGTGCCGACGGATCTGATCATCCGGGAAAGCTGCGGGGGCTAG
- a CDS encoding MFS transporter — MARQRLSFLQIWNMCFGFFGIQIGFGLQNANTSRIFQSLGVDVNHLAILWIAAPATGLLVQPIIGHFSDKTWGRFGRRRPYFFWGAILTTLALLVMPNSPTLWVAAAALWIMDASINITMEPFRAFVGDNLPDEQRAAGYAMQSFFIGLGAVFASALPWMLTNWFDVANTAPAGQVPDSVRIAFYTGGAGLLLAVLWTVFTTREYSPDQLTAFEKAEREIAGLGAHVEAEPSTRGYVALGVGGVLLGVALALIVWGAGLEKELYVLAALLFAFGGAGVAGAWLKRIGRTDNGFSEVLADVFRMPKTMRQLAVVQFFSWFGLFAMWIYTTPAVAAVHFGAVDASSKAYNEGADWVGVLFAVYNGVAALAALVIPLMVKVTSRRVSHAVCLGLGALGLLSFLVIRDPGLLWIGMVGVGFAWSSILSAPYSILAGALPARKMGVYMGIFNVFIVIPQLLAATLLGLMLKTFFGNQSIFALVLGALSFALAAAATFLVRDRVAGAPA; from the coding sequence ATGGCCAGGCAGAGGCTCAGTTTCCTGCAGATCTGGAACATGTGCTTTGGATTCTTCGGAATCCAGATCGGTTTCGGCCTGCAGAACGCCAACACCAGCCGCATCTTCCAGTCTCTGGGCGTGGATGTGAACCACCTGGCGATCCTGTGGATCGCCGCGCCGGCCACCGGCCTGCTGGTCCAGCCCATTATCGGCCATTTCAGCGACAAGACCTGGGGCCGGTTCGGACGTCGTCGCCCCTACTTCTTCTGGGGCGCGATCCTGACGACCCTGGCCCTGCTGGTCATGCCCAACTCGCCCACGCTGTGGGTGGCGGCGGCGGCGCTGTGGATCATGGACGCCTCGATCAACATCACCATGGAGCCGTTCCGCGCCTTTGTCGGCGACAACCTGCCCGACGAGCAGCGCGCGGCCGGCTATGCCATGCAGAGCTTCTTCATCGGGCTGGGCGCGGTCTTCGCCTCGGCCTTGCCGTGGATGCTGACCAACTGGTTCGACGTGGCCAACACCGCGCCCGCCGGCCAGGTGCCGGACTCGGTGCGGATCGCCTTCTACACCGGCGGGGCGGGCCTGCTGCTGGCGGTGCTGTGGACGGTGTTCACCACCCGCGAGTACAGCCCTGACCAGCTCACCGCCTTCGAGAAGGCCGAGCGCGAGATCGCCGGCCTGGGCGCCCACGTGGAGGCGGAACCCTCGACCAGGGGCTATGTCGCCCTGGGTGTCGGCGGCGTCCTGCTCGGCGTGGCCTTGGCGCTCATTGTCTGGGGCGCGGGTCTAGAGAAGGAACTCTATGTCCTGGCCGCGCTCCTGTTCGCCTTCGGCGGCGCGGGCGTGGCGGGCGCCTGGCTCAAGCGGATCGGCCGCACCGACAACGGCTTCTCCGAAGTGTTGGCCGACGTCTTCCGCATGCCCAAGACCATGCGCCAGTTGGCGGTGGTGCAGTTCTTCTCGTGGTTTGGCCTTTTCGCCATGTGGATCTACACGACGCCCGCCGTGGCGGCGGTCCACTTCGGCGCGGTCGACGCGTCTTCGAAGGCCTATAACGAGGGCGCCGATTGGGTCGGCGTGCTGTTCGCCGTCTACAATGGCGTGGCGGCGCTGGCTGCGCTGGTGATCCCGCTGATGGTCAAGGTCACCAGCCGCCGCGTCAGCCATGCGGTGTGCCTGGGCCTTGGCGCTTTGGGCCTGCTTTCGTTCCTGGTGATCCGCGATCCTGGCCTGCTGTGGATCGGCATGGTGGGCGTCGGCTTCGCCTGGAGTTCGATCCTGTCGGCCCCGTACTCGATCCTGGCCGGGGCGCTGCCGGCGCGGAAGATGGGCGTCTATATGGGCATCTTCAACGTCTTCATCGTCATCCCGCAGCTGCTGGCCGCGACGCTGCTGGGCCTGATGCTGAAGACCTTCTTCGGCAATCAATCGATCTTCGCCCTGGTGCTGGGCGCACTGTCCTTTGCGCTGGCCGCCGCCGCGACCTTCCTGGTCCGCGACCGCGTCGCCGGCGCCCCCGCCTGA
- a CDS encoding glucan 1,4-alpha-glucosidase: MRTLKTFALASAATLIATAAQAAPTTWAYSAKTGVGASYEAYVDGAYKAGGKTGAVSKVWFSIADGVLTETMYGLIHEAQIKQMRIAVETASGLAIEGADTTAKTEYLHVDAAGRPLSPAYKITTTDRQGRFVIEKRIFTDPDRNALFVRVTVTALKGAVTPTLLLEPHMANTGGGDMGAASASALTAHEGKAFLSLKASKPFAKASASVLKDGDALAALKATATSAKGAIVLAGELPKVAKSETFDVVIGFGADAKAADQTAAATLKTGYAEVLARYNGEGAHVGWEDYLASLSQLPRLRDASEDGGKLLQASALMLKVQEDRTYAGALIASLSNPWGDTVDATKSSTGYKAVWPRDFYQCAMALAALGDKETPLAAFHYLPTVQVGPKTPGNTGDGGWFLQKSHVDGTPEWVGVQLDQTAMPIMLGWKLWKLGWLPDAELKAFYGKMLKPAADFLVKGGKVNLDWNTATITPPFTQQERWEEQGGHSPSTTAAVIAGLVVAGDIAEAAGDTGSAALYRQTADDYAGKLEARMVTTKGTFGDGHYYLRLNSDQDPNNKSPVEARNGQAPVAEDKMLDAGFLELVRYGVRRADDPAILASLPELDDEALEDLYRVRYSFKFPGVEGSFPGWRRYGVDGYGEDTQSGANYGANNQMRPGQRGRVWPIFTGERGHYELALAGLSGKPDPAALAKIRQTYVKAMELFANDGLMIPEQVWDGVGADSAHAYVRGEGTDSATPLAWSHAEYVKLLRSVSDGQVWDNYAPVKARYAR; this comes from the coding sequence ATGCGCACGTTGAAAACCTTCGCCCTGGCCTCGGCCGCGACCCTGATCGCCACCGCCGCCCAGGCCGCGCCCACGACCTGGGCCTATTCCGCCAAGACCGGCGTCGGCGCGTCCTACGAGGCCTATGTCGACGGCGCCTACAAGGCCGGCGGCAAGACCGGGGCGGTGTCCAAGGTCTGGTTCTCGATCGCCGACGGCGTCCTCACCGAGACGATGTACGGCCTGATCCATGAGGCGCAGATCAAGCAGATGCGCATCGCGGTCGAGACGGCGAGCGGCCTGGCGATCGAGGGCGCGGATACGACCGCCAAGACCGAATACCTGCACGTCGACGCCGCCGGTCGGCCGCTGTCGCCGGCCTACAAGATCACCACCACCGATCGCCAAGGCCGCTTCGTCATCGAAAAGCGGATCTTCACCGATCCCGACCGCAACGCCTTGTTCGTGCGCGTGACGGTGACGGCCCTCAAGGGCGCGGTCACGCCGACCCTGCTGCTGGAGCCGCATATGGCCAACACCGGCGGCGGCGACATGGGCGCGGCCTCGGCCTCGGCGCTCACCGCCCACGAGGGCAAGGCGTTCCTCAGCCTCAAGGCCAGCAAGCCCTTCGCCAAGGCCTCGGCCAGCGTGCTGAAGGATGGCGATGCTCTGGCCGCGCTCAAGGCGACCGCCACCTCGGCCAAGGGCGCGATCGTGCTGGCCGGAGAGCTGCCCAAGGTCGCCAAGTCCGAGACCTTTGATGTGGTGATCGGCTTCGGCGCAGACGCCAAGGCCGCCGACCAGACCGCCGCCGCGACGCTGAAGACTGGCTACGCCGAGGTCCTGGCGCGCTACAACGGCGAGGGCGCCCATGTGGGCTGGGAGGACTATCTGGCCTCGCTGAGCCAGCTGCCGCGTCTGCGCGACGCGTCCGAGGACGGGGGCAAGCTGCTGCAGGCCAGCGCCCTGATGCTGAAGGTGCAGGAAGACCGCACCTACGCCGGCGCGCTGATCGCCTCGCTGTCCAATCCGTGGGGCGACACGGTCGATGCGACCAAGTCCTCGACCGGTTATAAGGCCGTCTGGCCGCGCGACTTCTATCAGTGCGCGATGGCCCTGGCGGCCCTGGGCGACAAGGAAACGCCGCTGGCGGCCTTCCACTATCTGCCCACGGTCCAGGTCGGGCCCAAGACGCCCGGCAATACGGGCGACGGCGGCTGGTTCCTGCAGAAGTCGCACGTCGACGGCACGCCCGAGTGGGTCGGCGTCCAGCTCGACCAGACGGCCATGCCGATCATGCTGGGCTGGAAGCTGTGGAAGCTGGGCTGGCTGCCGGACGCCGAGCTGAAGGCGTTCTACGGCAAGATGCTGAAGCCGGCGGCCGACTTCCTGGTCAAGGGCGGCAAGGTCAATCTGGACTGGAACACCGCGACCATCACCCCGCCCTTCACCCAGCAGGAGCGCTGGGAAGAGCAGGGCGGCCACTCGCCCTCGACGACCGCCGCCGTGATCGCCGGTCTCGTCGTCGCGGGGGATATCGCCGAGGCGGCGGGCGACACGGGCTCGGCCGCGCTCTATCGCCAGACCGCCGACGACTACGCCGGCAAACTCGAGGCCCGGATGGTCACGACCAAGGGGACCTTCGGCGACGGCCACTATTATCTGCGCCTGAACAGCGACCAGGACCCGAACAACAAGAGCCCGGTCGAGGCGCGTAACGGCCAGGCCCCGGTGGCCGAGGACAAGATGCTGGACGCCGGCTTCCTGGAGTTGGTGCGCTATGGCGTCCGCCGCGCCGACGATCCGGCGATCCTGGCCAGCCTGCCCGAGCTGGACGACGAGGCGCTCGAAGACCTCTATCGCGTTCGCTACAGCTTCAAGTTCCCCGGCGTGGAGGGCAGCTTCCCCGGCTGGCGCCGCTATGGCGTCGACGGCTACGGTGAGGACACCCAGAGCGGCGCGAACTATGGCGCGAACAACCAGATGCGTCCTGGGCAGCGCGGGCGCGTGTGGCCGATCTTCACCGGTGAGCGCGGGCATTACGAACTGGCGCTAGCGGGACTCTCGGGCAAGCCCGATCCTGCCGCCCTGGCGAAGATCCGCCAGACCTATGTGAAAGCGATGGAGTTGTTCGCCAATGACGGGCTGATGATCCCCGAACAGGTCTGGGACGGCGTCGGGGCCGACAGCGCTCATGCCTATGTCCGGGGCGAGGGGACCGATTCGGCCACGCCCCTGGCCTGGAGCCATGCCGAGTACGTCAAGTTGCTGCGGTCGGTCAGCGACGGGCAGGTCTGGGACAACTATGCGCCGGTGAAGGCGCGTTACGCGCGCTAG
- a CDS encoding methyl-accepting chemotaxis protein, producing MKAFRRLTIAWKLVLVAGLAIGLLLVAAAVAVSSHTSAIVSQLTHQYAGAVADEAIEQVTADINAAAAAAKAMQGSISAAHEAGLTERDKFMALVKPNALATKSVMGAWLMAEPNGLDGKDADHIGDAATASNKDGRFSVYWVNDAGQPTLELQSDGSDFAEDYYNDTAKSGEPRLTEPYFDSIAGKQVAMTSVAYPVKSGGRMIGVAGLDMSLDNLSTALGQMHPLDGGRVMLLSSAGQWVAHPDPEQRMKPYADAGADAVRGVLAGGAAVEVKGVTDGDTPMIRIVRPIAIPELNARWALVMDVPAAAITGPADRLAKILFAGGVLITLAVLAALFLASATLVKTPLTGLTRSVDKLSAGRYDDAVPGVDGGDEIGAIARALDGFRHDLADGQRRRAEQEAERATAEVERQRHAQEAEAFAQAQARSVAKLGEGMERLADGDLIWRMREEEFEGDAVKMPRDFNAAVESLQATMAGILTAARSIKSGCAEISIAADDLAQRTERQAAGLEQTAAALDQITATVRRSSEGAERARQVTMTAKAAAERSGAVVEEAVEAMGGIERSSQSITQIIGVIDEIAFQTNLLALNAGVEAARAGDAGRGFAVVAQEVRALAQRSADAAKEIKTLISASTQQVGKGVKLVGETGETLREILVQVAEINELVGEIASSSKEQAVGLAEVNQAVNQMDQVTQQNAAMVEQSTAASHALSNEAAQLERLIGRFQVGAEVHELPTRADRPAISASRPTTAPTRESFRQRYVQGANALKVAPSSRPGEWEEF from the coding sequence ATGAAAGCGTTCCGTCGACTGACCATCGCCTGGAAACTGGTCCTGGTGGCGGGTCTTGCGATCGGACTCCTGCTTGTCGCCGCGGCTGTGGCGGTGTCGTCTCACACCAGCGCGATCGTTTCACAGCTCACCCATCAGTACGCCGGGGCGGTGGCGGACGAGGCGATTGAGCAGGTGACGGCCGACATCAACGCAGCGGCGGCGGCGGCCAAGGCCATGCAGGGGTCGATATCCGCAGCGCATGAGGCGGGGTTGACCGAGCGCGACAAGTTCATGGCGCTGGTGAAGCCGAACGCCCTGGCCACCAAGAGCGTCATGGGCGCCTGGCTGATGGCCGAGCCCAATGGGCTGGACGGCAAGGACGCTGATCACATCGGCGACGCGGCGACCGCGTCCAACAAGGATGGTCGCTTCTCGGTCTACTGGGTCAACGACGCGGGCCAGCCCACACTGGAGCTTCAATCCGACGGCTCGGATTTCGCCGAAGATTATTACAACGACACGGCCAAAAGCGGTGAGCCGCGCTTGACCGAGCCCTATTTCGACAGCATCGCCGGCAAGCAGGTGGCGATGACCTCGGTGGCCTATCCGGTCAAGTCGGGCGGACGGATGATCGGCGTGGCCGGCCTGGACATGTCGCTGGACAATCTGTCGACGGCACTGGGGCAGATGCATCCCCTCGACGGCGGACGGGTGATGCTGCTGTCGTCGGCGGGGCAGTGGGTGGCGCACCCTGATCCCGAACAACGGATGAAGCCTTACGCCGACGCCGGCGCCGATGCGGTGCGGGGCGTCTTGGCCGGCGGTGCCGCTGTCGAGGTCAAGGGCGTCACCGATGGCGACACGCCGATGATCCGCATTGTCCGCCCGATCGCCATTCCCGAACTGAACGCCCGCTGGGCGCTGGTCATGGATGTTCCGGCGGCGGCGATCACCGGTCCCGCCGATCGCTTGGCCAAGATCCTGTTCGCCGGCGGCGTGCTGATCACCCTTGCGGTTCTGGCGGCCTTGTTCCTGGCCAGCGCAACCCTCGTGAAGACCCCGCTGACCGGTCTGACACGGTCCGTCGATAAGCTGAGCGCCGGTCGCTATGACGACGCTGTGCCGGGCGTGGATGGCGGCGATGAGATCGGCGCGATCGCGCGGGCGCTCGATGGTTTCCGCCACGATCTGGCCGACGGCCAGCGCCGGCGCGCCGAGCAGGAGGCCGAACGCGCCACCGCCGAAGTCGAGCGCCAAAGACATGCCCAGGAGGCCGAAGCCTTCGCCCAGGCCCAGGCCCGGTCCGTCGCCAAGCTCGGCGAAGGCATGGAGCGCCTGGCCGATGGCGACCTGATCTGGCGTATGCGCGAGGAGGAGTTCGAAGGCGACGCGGTGAAGATGCCGCGTGACTTCAACGCCGCGGTCGAGAGCTTGCAGGCGACCATGGCCGGCATCCTCACCGCCGCGCGCAGCATCAAGAGCGGTTGCGCCGAGATCAGCATCGCCGCCGACGATCTGGCCCAGCGCACCGAGCGGCAGGCCGCCGGCCTGGAGCAGACCGCCGCCGCGCTCGACCAGATCACAGCCACCGTGCGGCGCAGTTCGGAAGGCGCCGAGCGGGCCCGTCAGGTCACCATGACCGCCAAGGCCGCCGCCGAGCGCAGCGGCGCGGTGGTCGAGGAGGCGGTCGAGGCGATGGGGGGCATCGAGCGGTCGTCGCAGTCGATCACCCAGATCATTGGCGTCATCGACGAAATCGCCTTCCAGACCAACCTGCTGGCCCTGAACGCGGGTGTCGAAGCCGCTCGGGCGGGGGACGCGGGCCGCGGTTTCGCGGTGGTCGCGCAAGAGGTGCGGGCCCTGGCGCAACGCTCGGCCGACGCCGCCAAGGAGATCAAGACCCTGATCAGCGCCTCGACCCAGCAAGTCGGAAAGGGCGTCAAGCTGGTCGGCGAGACCGGCGAGACCCTGCGCGAAATCCTGGTGCAGGTGGCCGAGATCAACGAACTGGTCGGGGAGATCGCCTCTTCGTCCAAGGAGCAGGCCGTGGGTCTGGCCGAGGTGAACCAGGCCGTCAATCAGATGGATCAGGTCACCCAGCAGAACGCCGCCATGGTCGAGCAGTCCACCGCCGCCAGCCATGCGCTGTCGAACGAAGCCGCGCAGTTGGAACGCCTCATCGGGCGCTTCCAGGTCGGCGCCGAGGTTCACGAGCTGCCGACACGCGCCGACCGGCCCGCCATCTCTGCGTCGCGGCCAACGACGGCGCCAACGCGCGAAAGCTTCCGCCAGCGCTACGTGCAGGGCGCCAACGCCCTGAAAGTGGCCCCAAGCTCGCGCCCCGGCGAGTGGGAAGAGTTCTAG
- a CDS encoding GAF domain-containing protein: MAEAFNDITLSADKATRYAEVADEIASVLDGEPNLTARMATVASMLANSFDTYFWAGFYVVDPTKARELVVGPYQGTLGCLRIAYGRGVCGTAAATGETQLVPDVHAFPGHIACDGRSQSEIVVPVFGPDGQLIAVFDVDSDKPASFDEIDQHWLEKILKATFG, translated from the coding sequence ATGGCCGAAGCGTTCAACGACATCACCCTCTCCGCCGACAAGGCCACCCGCTACGCCGAGGTGGCCGATGAGATCGCGTCCGTTCTGGATGGCGAGCCCAACCTGACCGCCCGCATGGCCACCGTGGCCTCGATGCTGGCCAACAGCTTCGACACCTATTTTTGGGCGGGCTTCTACGTGGTCGACCCCACCAAGGCGCGAGAGCTGGTGGTCGGGCCGTACCAAGGCACCCTGGGCTGCCTGCGCATCGCTTACGGCCGCGGAGTCTGCGGGACGGCTGCGGCCACGGGCGAGACCCAACTGGTGCCCGATGTTCACGCCTTTCCAGGGCACATCGCCTGCGACGGCCGCTCGCAGAGCGAGATCGTCGTGCCGGTCTTTGGTCCTGACGGCCAACTGATCGCGGTGTTCGACGTCGACTCCGATAAGCCCGCCTCTTTCGACGAGATTGACCAGCACTGGCTGGAGAAGATCCTGAAGGCGACCTTCGGCTGA
- a CDS encoding GNAT family N-acetyltransferase translates to MLDVETLHPSLLSPADAALWRSLAASQDGFSNPLLGPDFTQAVGNVREDARVAVVRQAGETVGFLPFHRRPGGLARPIGSPLSDYHGLVSRPDAGLQIADVLRGADVSVFRYSGLIDPHAVFPASPKTDRTAYLIDLTGTTVEAYLEAVRAESPKKIKNYRRLDNKLDREVGEVRLVAGDMSRDAFNLLIDWKRDQLARTGSHDFLRADWTRELMADLFTTRDRAMRGLMINLYAGDTLVGGHFGVRQGATYHPWIASTNPEMAAWSPGQIFFLRAIAAMPALSLTRYDLGPGHDHYKRAYGLSTVQIGEGAATAASVAGRMAHSMESVWSLAGAHGAGPVGQLRRRMDAIASTELTMTGRVRGFVEAVAARAQRGRGEHTEA, encoded by the coding sequence ATGCTGGACGTCGAGACCCTCCATCCGAGCCTTTTGAGCCCCGCCGACGCGGCGCTATGGCGGAGCCTTGCCGCCTCGCAGGATGGATTCAGCAACCCGCTGCTGGGTCCTGACTTTACGCAAGCTGTTGGAAACGTTCGTGAAGACGCGCGCGTGGCGGTTGTTCGCCAGGCGGGTGAGACGGTCGGCTTCTTGCCGTTCCATCGTCGCCCTGGCGGCCTGGCGCGTCCGATTGGCTCGCCGCTCTCGGACTATCATGGCCTTGTCTCGCGTCCCGATGCGGGACTGCAGATCGCCGACGTGCTGCGCGGCGCCGATGTCAGTGTGTTCCGCTATTCTGGACTGATCGACCCGCACGCCGTGTTTCCGGCCTCGCCGAAAACCGACCGCACGGCCTATCTGATCGACCTCACCGGTACGACGGTCGAGGCCTATCTGGAGGCCGTACGCGCCGAAAGCCCGAAGAAGATCAAGAACTATCGCCGCCTCGACAACAAGCTGGACCGCGAGGTCGGCGAGGTGCGCCTCGTGGCGGGCGACATGTCCCGCGACGCCTTCAACCTGCTGATCGACTGGAAGCGAGATCAACTGGCGCGCACCGGCAGCCACGACTTCCTGCGCGCCGACTGGACGCGTGAGCTGATGGCCGACCTGTTCACGACCCGCGACAGGGCGATGCGCGGGCTGATGATCAACCTCTATGCCGGCGACACGCTGGTGGGCGGCCATTTTGGCGTGCGCCAGGGGGCGACCTATCACCCCTGGATCGCCTCGACCAATCCCGAGATGGCGGCCTGGTCGCCGGGGCAGATCTTCTTCCTGCGGGCCATCGCCGCCATGCCGGCGCTCAGCCTGACCCGCTACGATCTTGGCCCCGGACACGATCACTATAAGCGCGCCTACGGCCTCAGCACCGTCCAGATCGGCGAAGGCGCGGCGACAGCAGCCAGCGTTGCCGGACGGATGGCCCATTCGATGGAAAGCGTCTGGAGCCTGGCCGGCGCCCATGGCGCCGGGCCCGTTGGCCAGTTGCGCCGCCGCATGGACGCCATCGCCAGCACCGAGCTGACCATGACGGGCCGCGTCCGCGGCTTCGTCGAAGCCGTAGCGGCGCGGGCGCAGCGCGGGCGCGGAGAGCACACGGAGGCCTGA